A genomic region of Desulfosarcina ovata subsp. ovata contains the following coding sequences:
- a CDS encoding sigma-54-dependent transcriptional regulator, producing MSDIRILFVDDDRDILAMVEQYLTIKGYDVTTVDNGVDAVGIVKDKQIDIVFTDYKMPEFNGLELLVAIKKYRPQTEVIIVTGYGSMESAIQAMKFGSYDYLQKPFKLDHLRMIIDRISEERKIKDKAQLIRKIARERHQYGKMIGLCPKMREIYEVIDTISIDNPMVLVHGESGTGKELAALTIHENSNRKEGSFVPINCSSLGKGTSTQEEIDRYLADMLSSVNGGTLYLDEIATLSAGVRERMLVLLGDWTGDIAQRPRLIAGTSRELDEVIASGAMKKDLLDLFNAVFIKLPPLRERREDIPLLINHFLFNDPPAAKTRIYAVTPPAMDILLEYHWPGNLIQLQNVIERAFAMGVENIIGPDDLPEEIRTFGKISQMG from the coding sequence ATGTCTGATATCCGAATCCTTTTTGTTGATGATGACCGGGACATATTGGCCATGGTCGAGCAGTATCTGACGATCAAAGGCTACGATGTGACCACTGTGGACAATGGTGTTGATGCCGTCGGGATTGTCAAGGACAAACAGATCGACATCGTCTTTACCGACTACAAAATGCCCGAATTCAACGGCCTGGAACTCCTCGTGGCCATCAAGAAATACCGGCCCCAGACGGAAGTGATCATCGTGACCGGGTACGGATCCATGGAATCGGCCATTCAGGCAATGAAGTTCGGAAGCTACGACTACCTGCAGAAACCGTTCAAACTGGATCACCTGCGCATGATCATCGACCGGATCAGCGAAGAGCGCAAGATCAAGGACAAGGCCCAACTGATTCGTAAAATTGCCCGTGAGCGACACCAGTATGGCAAGATGATCGGCCTGTGTCCCAAAATGCGTGAGATCTACGAGGTGATCGACACCATCAGTATCGACAACCCCATGGTTCTGGTTCATGGGGAAAGCGGCACGGGGAAGGAACTCGCCGCCCTGACCATTCATGAGAACAGCAACCGCAAGGAAGGTTCCTTCGTACCGATCAATTGCAGTAGCCTGGGTAAGGGGACTTCCACCCAGGAGGAGATCGACCGCTACCTTGCCGATATGCTCTCCTCCGTCAATGGCGGGACCCTGTATCTGGACGAAATCGCCACCCTGTCAGCCGGTGTGCGTGAACGCATGCTGGTGCTGTTGGGGGACTGGACCGGTGATATAGCCCAGCGGCCGCGGCTGATTGCCGGGACCAGCCGGGAACTGGATGAAGTGATCGCCAGTGGCGCCATGAAAAAGGACCTGCTCGATCTGTTCAATGCCGTTTTCATCAAACTGCCCCCCCTTCGGGAACGCAGGGAAGATATCCCGCTGCTGATCAACCATTTTCTTTTCAACGACCCGCCGGCGGCCAAAACACGGATTTACGCGGTGACGCCTCCCGCCATGGATATCCTGCTCGAGTACCACTGGCCGGGCAACCTGATTCAGCTGCAAAATGTCATCGAGCGCGCCTTTGCCATGGGGGTCGAAAACATCATCGGCCCTGACGATTTGCCGGAGGAGATCCGTACTTTCGGTAAGATTTCGCAGATGGGCTGA
- a CDS encoding low molecular weight protein-tyrosine-phosphatase — translation MVFSILMVCTGNICRSPMAEGLLRHRLPEWLKEKVGIRSAGTQGLHGNRAQPEAVMAAAAHGADISAHRASMLDTAMIKSADLVLAMEKYHLDRINSLFIFRCKHARLLGTFAPDWTDPEIDDPYGLSYAAYEATARRILACLPDLIAYVERQVELKES, via the coding sequence TTGGTTTTTTCAATACTGATGGTCTGCACCGGCAATATCTGCCGCAGCCCCATGGCAGAGGGGCTGCTCAGGCATCGGTTGCCGGAATGGTTGAAAGAAAAGGTTGGTATCCGGTCGGCCGGCACCCAAGGCCTGCACGGCAACCGGGCACAACCGGAAGCGGTTATGGCGGCCGCCGCCCATGGGGCCGATATCAGCGCACACCGGGCCAGCATGCTGGACACGGCCATGATCAAATCCGCCGATCTGGTGTTGGCCATGGAAAAATATCACCTGGACAGAATCAACAGCCTCTTTATTTTTCGCTGCAAGCACGCCCGTCTGCTCGGCACCTTTGCACCGGACTGGACGGACCCGGAAATCGACGACCCCTATGGCCTCTCCTATGCCGCCTACGAAGCCACTGCCCGACGGATCCTGGCGTGCCTCCCCGATCTGATTGCCTACGTCGAGCGGCAGGTGGAACTGAAGGAATCGTGA
- a CDS encoding transcriptional regulator: MSTLKGTIRQQIIDLLTLETMTAQELSQTVRVAEKDVYRHLTHIEKSVAGQGRKLSVTPCRCLACGFTFSQRRRLTRPGRCPRCRQSRIDHLLFRIVE; encoded by the coding sequence GTGAGCACGCTCAAGGGAACCATCCGCCAGCAGATCATCGACCTTTTAACCCTGGAAACCATGACGGCGCAGGAACTCTCACAAACCGTGCGCGTGGCCGAAAAAGATGTCTACCGGCATCTCACCCATATCGAAAAGAGCGTCGCCGGCCAGGGCCGCAAACTCTCGGTAACGCCCTGTCGCTGCCTGGCATGCGGGTTTACCTTTTCCCAGCGCCGCCGGCTGACCCGGCCCGGGCGCTGCCCACGCTGCCGGCAGAGCCGTATCGACCATCTGCTGTTCAGGATTGTGGAATAA
- a CDS encoding SDR family NAD(P)-dependent oxidoreductase, which yields MHQPSITHLFIITGTTRGLGRALAVDARNRPGSIVVGLSRSLPFIAGNQQNIRVDLNDIDAIGPAFKRIAIDPSQRDGLTHTVLINNAGVLDPIGPIGDCDDRQLAENIRVNLTAPLILSRHFFQFSKTLPGRKWIINITSGASQVPYEGWSAYGAAKAGMDMATRAIALEFDRIDPAFAACAVAPGTVDTDMQASIRRCRSDQFARVDKFLKLKASGELALPERVAASLIRLLMDGRLENGGRYDLRAVGPQASPP from the coding sequence ATGCATCAACCGTCGATCACCCACCTGTTTATCATCACCGGGACCACCCGCGGACTCGGCCGGGCACTGGCTGTTGACGCACGAAATCGCCCGGGCAGCATAGTGGTTGGGCTTTCCCGGAGTCTCCCGTTTATCGCCGGCAACCAGCAGAATATCCGTGTCGATCTCAACGACATCGATGCCATCGGCCCGGCATTCAAGCGGATTGCCATCGACCCGAGCCAACGCGATGGTCTGACGCATACCGTGCTGATCAACAATGCCGGCGTGCTTGATCCCATCGGTCCCATTGGCGACTGCGACGATCGCCAGTTGGCCGAGAACATCCGGGTTAACCTGACGGCGCCGTTGATTCTTTCCCGCCATTTTTTCCAGTTCAGCAAGACCCTGCCCGGCCGCAAGTGGATCATCAACATCACCTCGGGGGCCAGCCAGGTCCCTTACGAAGGATGGTCCGCCTACGGTGCTGCCAAAGCCGGGATGGACATGGCGACCCGGGCCATAGCCCTTGAATTTGACCGCATCGACCCGGCATTCGCAGCCTGTGCGGTGGCACCGGGAACCGTGGATACCGACATGCAGGCCAGCATCCGCCGATGCCGCAGCGATCAGTTTGCCCGGGTGGACAAATTTCTCAAGTTGAAAGCCAGCGGTGAGTTGGCTTTGCCGGAGCGTGTCGCGGCCAGCCTGATCCGGCTGCTGATGGACGGCCGGCTTGAAAACGGCGGTCGGTATGACCTGAGAGCGGTCGGCCCCCAGGCATCACCACCCTGA
- a CDS encoding DUF3786 domain-containing protein has product MATGACGIDCDVCQLNLLGHCSTCGPGRSDLATEKSAAQTRRFGHPCAILECARLNHIDYCPRDCPGFPCDNFTASQYPYGKGFLEMQQRRRNQGPPAVDPSRRPIQISADLWEQLRRRDMPTVANFTLTDIDPASGQICFRFLNRDILVDTHKKCLRGKAQQGWEKISVVLLELTVLEYFALVDRLFPMGREMVGPDDLAGAHYFRERGRLNTAALLARYGDDPNGFAAVGRHLGGKPEKMADVAFQLTPFPRIPLYYLLWLGSREFPPRISILFDRSIERALSSPAIWSLVTLCNYYLIKGFE; this is encoded by the coding sequence ATGGCCACTGGCGCCTGCGGCATCGATTGTGACGTTTGCCAACTCAACCTGCTGGGTCATTGCAGTACCTGCGGACCTGGAAGAAGCGACCTGGCAACGGAAAAAAGTGCCGCCCAAACGCGGCGTTTCGGCCATCCCTGTGCAATCCTCGAATGTGCCCGGCTCAACCATATCGATTATTGCCCCAGGGATTGCCCGGGCTTTCCCTGCGACAATTTTACCGCATCGCAGTATCCCTATGGCAAGGGGTTTCTGGAGATGCAGCAGCGACGCCGCAACCAGGGACCACCGGCCGTTGATCCCTCGCGCCGGCCGATCCAGATTTCCGCCGATCTATGGGAGCAACTGCGCCGGCGGGATATGCCCACGGTTGCCAACTTCACCCTGACCGACATCGATCCTGCGTCCGGGCAAATCTGCTTTCGTTTTCTGAACCGGGATATTCTCGTGGACACCCACAAAAAATGTCTGCGGGGAAAGGCCCAACAAGGTTGGGAAAAAATTTCGGTCGTGCTGCTGGAGTTGACCGTGCTGGAATATTTTGCCCTTGTGGACCGTCTTTTTCCAATGGGTCGGGAAATGGTGGGCCCCGACGACCTGGCCGGCGCCCATTATTTCAGGGAGCGCGGCCGGCTCAACACCGCCGCGCTGCTGGCCCGTTACGGTGACGATCCCAACGGTTTTGCCGCCGTGGGACGCCACCTGGGCGGCAAGCCCGAAAAAATGGCCGATGTGGCCTTTCAGCTCACCCCGTTTCCGCGAATACCGCTTTACTACCTGCTCTGGCTGGGAAGCCGGGAATTCCCCCCGCGAATTTCGATTCTTTTCGACCGCTCCATCGAACGGGCGCTCTCCTCACCGGCGATCTGGAGCCTGGTGACACTGTGCAATTACTATCTGATCAAAGGATTTGAATAA
- a CDS encoding MBL fold metallo-hydrolase RNA specificity domain-containing protein — MHITFYGAVREVTGSMHLLCTDHDRILLDCGMFQGRRKAAAEKNRVLPFDPGILTNMVLSHAHIDHSGRIPLITRNGFTGRVYCTRATADASAYLLPDSAHIQESDAGYLNYKTVRSALSQMRPGEDGKTSKRDLKEIKNLLKKNKHGLNADVIGSYIKRFHLQGVEPLYTITDAEEALTFFEGIPYRSPVTIGKKTTCTLYEAGHILGSAIAMIRSEVNGNPRTVCFSGDIGRYGKPILRDPASRFDSAGSDVDLLVLESTYGNRDHEPVVDLRPRLKQALNETFDRGGSVLIPSFAYGRTQELLYVIHELYDSGEVPRKPVYVDSPLATNITKVFGEHPEVYDREAHEQFLQQGKNPFSFRQVQFVESVEASMALMREESPHIVISASGMCEAGRILHHLRYKIHNPKNTVLIVGYMANHTLGRRILELGTAYEKAGRSGEPPIVKILNKEYPLKAHVVKIGGFSAHGDRNEMLRFLKQSGLKIKRIAVVHGEEDQSLAFAEQLRSEGYAAMVPRIGETLTI, encoded by the coding sequence ATGCACATCACGTTTTACGGGGCGGTAAGGGAAGTGACCGGGTCGATGCATCTTTTGTGTACGGACCATGACCGGATTTTGCTGGATTGCGGCATGTTTCAGGGGCGGCGCAAGGCTGCTGCCGAGAAAAACCGGGTGCTGCCCTTTGATCCGGGAATTCTCACCAATATGGTCCTGTCCCACGCCCATATCGACCATTCCGGCCGTATTCCACTGATCACCCGCAATGGATTTACCGGCAGGGTCTACTGCACCCGCGCCACTGCCGATGCCAGCGCTTATCTGCTGCCCGATTCAGCCCACATCCAGGAAAGTGATGCCGGGTATCTGAACTATAAAACCGTCCGTTCGGCGCTTTCCCAGATGCGTCCCGGCGAAGACGGCAAGACGAGCAAACGGGATCTCAAGGAGATCAAAAATCTGCTTAAAAAGAACAAGCACGGGCTCAATGCCGATGTGATCGGAAGCTACATCAAACGATTTCACCTTCAAGGCGTCGAACCCCTCTATACGATCACCGATGCCGAGGAGGCCTTGACATTTTTTGAAGGGATCCCCTATCGCAGTCCGGTGACCATCGGGAAAAAAACCACCTGCACATTGTATGAAGCCGGCCATATCCTTGGATCGGCGATTGCCATGATCCGCAGCGAGGTCAACGGCAATCCCCGTACGGTCTGTTTTTCGGGTGATATCGGCCGTTACGGAAAACCGATCCTGCGCGATCCGGCCAGCCGGTTCGATTCTGCGGGCAGCGACGTGGATCTTCTGGTTTTGGAGAGCACTTACGGCAATCGGGATCATGAACCGGTCGTCGATTTGCGGCCGCGGCTCAAACAGGCCCTCAACGAGACCTTTGATCGGGGGGGCAGCGTGCTGATTCCTTCATTTGCCTATGGCCGCACCCAGGAACTGCTCTACGTGATCCACGAGTTGTATGACAGCGGTGAGGTGCCGCGCAAGCCGGTCTATGTGGATTCGCCCCTGGCCACCAACATCACCAAGGTGTTCGGTGAACATCCGGAAGTATACGACCGCGAGGCCCACGAGCAGTTCCTGCAGCAGGGCAAAAATCCCTTCTCTTTCCGGCAGGTGCAATTTGTGGAAAGTGTCGAGGCCTCCATGGCTCTGATGCGCGAGGAATCCCCCCACATTGTCATTTCCGCTTCAGGCATGTGTGAAGCCGGACGTATCCTGCACCACCTGCGTTACAAAATCCACAATCCCAAAAACACCGTTCTCATCGTGGGGTACATGGCCAACCATACTCTGGGCCGCCGGATCCTTGAGTTGGGCACCGCTTACGAAAAAGCGGGGCGCAGCGGCGAGCCGCCCATCGTCAAAATTCTCAACAAGGAGTACCCGCTGAAGGCCCACGTGGTCAAAATCGGTGGATTTTCCGCCCATGGCGATCGCAACGAGATGCTTCGTTTTCTCAAACAATCCGGCCTGAAGATCAAACGGATCGCCGTGGTGCATGGCGAAGAGGATCAGAGCCTAGCCTTTGCCGAACAGCTCAGAAGTGAAGGCTACGCGGCTATGGTGCCGCGGATTGGCGAGACACTGACGATATGA
- a CDS encoding GntR family transcriptional regulator, translated as MKENIMNSSGQPVYQSVANDIKKMIVKGEINPSDILPSENTLAQSYNTSRVTIRKSLRILEQGGFIYSWPGKGYFVSEPEHDVFTLVFNEEGRAHDIAYKNVTVIIPDPEVQKALNFTAPNKAIKICRVIKQDKQPLAFDVKYLPYDKGTPIIETELNYAVFPEIAAAKSAPFAFYTKMEITAELPDDETANILRCEKKVPLLVVTRRFIDQSGKCIGYGKVSMLPSYGPLKAHSGYHHDKSAL; from the coding sequence ATGAAAGAAAACATAATGAATAGCAGTGGCCAACCCGTTTACCAAAGTGTTGCTAACGACATAAAGAAGATGATTGTTAAGGGTGAGATCAACCCATCGGATATATTACCCAGTGAAAACACTTTGGCCCAATCCTATAATACAAGCCGCGTAACCATAAGAAAAAGTTTGCGGATATTGGAACAGGGCGGTTTTATTTATTCGTGGCCGGGTAAGGGTTACTTTGTTTCTGAGCCTGAACACGACGTGTTTACCCTTGTTTTCAATGAGGAAGGCCGCGCCCATGATATTGCCTACAAGAATGTCACAGTGATCATCCCTGACCCGGAAGTTCAAAAGGCGTTGAATTTTACGGCGCCAAATAAAGCGATTAAAATCTGCCGTGTTATTAAACAAGATAAACAGCCCCTAGCTTTTGACGTCAAATATCTTCCGTACGATAAAGGTACCCCCATCATTGAAACTGAGCTGAATTATGCCGTTTTCCCGGAGATTGCAGCGGCGAAATCTGCGCCGTTCGCTTTTTATACAAAAATGGAAATAACGGCAGAACTCCCGGATGATGAGACCGCCAACATCTTAAGATGTGAAAAGAAGGTGCCGTTGCTCGTTGTAACCAGGCGCTTTATTGATCAAAGTGGGAAATGTATTGGTTACGGCAAGGTGAGTATGCTTCCGTCATACGGCCCTCTGAAAGCGCACTCCGGTTATCATCATGATAAATCAGCCTTATGA
- a CDS encoding B12-binding domain-containing protein, with amino-acid sequence MDKRETLIKAMKELEEDELFSCMEDLLASDSDRWMIMEWLQKGMGEVGKLFEQGEYFIADLIVAGTLFRKAISLFPPSVTLKKRNLPLGRILIGVMEGDIHDIGKDIVCQTLETGGFEVIDLGVDVSTEIFIEAIEKYHPDIVMLCGLMSFVVERMEQTIDKLTRLSLRNSFVVIVGGGCIDRTTSQDIGADYYGGQPIENMQLCKKIMDERKHNE; translated from the coding sequence ATGGACAAACGGGAGACGTTAATCAAAGCCATGAAAGAATTGGAGGAGGATGAGCTTTTTTCATGCATGGAAGATCTCCTCGCATCCGACTCTGATCGCTGGATGATTATGGAATGGCTGCAAAAAGGAATGGGTGAGGTTGGTAAACTATTTGAACAAGGGGAATATTTTATCGCAGATCTGATTGTGGCCGGGACCCTGTTTCGCAAAGCCATTTCCCTTTTTCCGCCGTCCGTGACCTTAAAAAAACGAAACTTACCGCTTGGCCGGATTCTTATCGGTGTTATGGAGGGGGATATTCACGATATTGGCAAAGATATTGTCTGCCAGACGTTGGAAACCGGGGGATTTGAAGTGATTGACCTTGGCGTTGATGTCAGTACAGAAATTTTTATTGAGGCAATAGAAAAATACCACCCCGATATTGTCATGCTATGTGGTCTGATGAGCTTCGTCGTTGAAAGAATGGAGCAAACGATCGATAAACTTACGAGGCTTTCTTTGCGCAACTCATTTGTTGTCATTGTTGGCGGCGGCTGTATAGATCGTACCACAAGCCAGGACATTGGCGCTGACTATTATGGCGGGCAGCCGATTGAGAACATGCAGCTTTGTAAGAAAATAATGGATGAAAGAAAACATAATGAATAG
- a CDS encoding ASKHA domain-containing protein encodes MQETVNVNFVFDNHVFKAEKGMLLSEICSLAGYPQDMVCGGKGTCGKCVVEIIDADQPKTVLSCQYPVVDDIIVQRIVNPANRKVKILTVNTRLDCRINPDLSYLRLTKSDFEPGYCSSFAAKLLEKYQLTITYPALKQLSHLTRLENPDLTYTLVTYRNKIIDAVIDEANIHIYGVAIDIGTTTVVCYLYDMTNFTLVGTYSALNQQTALGADVITRIHYCVNHRQEQGVNVLRRQIVDTINDLLNQSVKDGVALNHIYQAVLCGNSTMQHLFLGLYPESLGMVPFVSMSHDFIEVSGREAGLHIHPEAVVTFLPLMGAFVGADTMSVLVSLPDDDKVRLMFDLGTNGEIACGSAKRYMVTSTACGPALEGAGLACGMRASAGAIQHFHIDENKNILLDIIDDAPAIGICGSGIIDIYAELLKNGVINARGRMLTEEAYENEYGKDNLSCRLARVHVADHEVNAFILAFPEENGNHAAVYFTQLDAREIQKAKGAIAAGCRILTSTYGISIEEVGEICLAGAFGNYLDIKNAQFIGLLPQCKTVAVHSIGNGAGTGVQLFLLDKAISQKCRKIQKNAVHQELNLHPDFNRIYLEEMQFIHTERADAKVI; translated from the coding sequence ATGCAAGAAACGGTCAATGTAAATTTTGTTTTCGATAATCATGTTTTTAAGGCGGAAAAGGGGATGCTGCTTTCGGAGATATGTTCTCTTGCAGGATATCCGCAGGATATGGTTTGCGGCGGGAAGGGGACTTGCGGAAAATGTGTGGTAGAAATCATTGACGCCGACCAGCCGAAAACCGTATTGTCCTGTCAGTATCCGGTTGTTGATGACATAATCGTGCAGCGCATCGTCAATCCCGCAAACAGAAAAGTGAAGATATTGACAGTGAATACCAGGCTCGATTGCCGTATCAATCCTGACCTGTCTTATCTGCGTTTGACGAAATCGGATTTTGAGCCTGGCTATTGTTCTTCTTTTGCCGCGAAACTCTTGGAAAAATATCAATTGACAATTACCTATCCGGCCCTTAAGCAGCTTTCCCATTTGACCCGGCTGGAAAATCCTGATCTTACTTATACGCTTGTAACCTATAGGAATAAAATTATCGACGCCGTGATCGATGAGGCGAATATACATATTTACGGCGTCGCCATTGATATCGGCACCACGACGGTAGTATGCTACCTATACGATATGACCAATTTTACATTGGTCGGCACGTACTCGGCGCTCAATCAACAAACGGCGTTGGGCGCGGACGTCATTACAAGGATTCATTACTGCGTGAATCACCGGCAGGAGCAAGGGGTCAACGTGCTTCGCCGGCAAATTGTCGATACGATCAACGATTTGCTCAATCAATCTGTCAAGGATGGTGTTGCTCTTAACCATATATACCAGGCAGTATTGTGCGGTAATTCCACTATGCAGCACCTTTTCCTCGGTTTATATCCGGAAAGCCTGGGCATGGTACCGTTCGTTTCAATGAGTCATGATTTTATAGAGGTCAGCGGAAGAGAGGCCGGCCTGCATATCCACCCGGAAGCGGTGGTAACGTTTCTACCGCTGATGGGTGCTTTTGTGGGGGCGGATACAATGAGCGTTCTGGTCAGTCTCCCTGACGATGATAAGGTACGACTGATGTTCGACCTTGGAACCAACGGGGAGATTGCCTGTGGTTCCGCCAAACGATACATGGTCACTTCGACCGCATGCGGACCTGCGTTGGAAGGTGCCGGGCTTGCCTGCGGCATGAGGGCTTCGGCGGGCGCCATTCAGCATTTTCATATAGATGAGAATAAAAATATTCTGCTTGATATCATTGACGATGCACCGGCGATCGGGATATGTGGCAGCGGTATTATAGATATTTATGCGGAACTGCTCAAAAATGGCGTCATCAATGCCCGGGGTCGGATGCTGACTGAGGAAGCCTACGAAAACGAATACGGCAAAGATAATCTCTCATGCCGCCTGGCCAGGGTACATGTGGCCGATCATGAAGTGAACGCGTTTATATTGGCATTTCCGGAAGAAAACGGAAATCATGCGGCTGTTTATTTTACACAATTGGACGCCAGGGAAATACAGAAGGCGAAGGGTGCCATTGCCGCCGGATGTCGTATTCTCACCAGCACTTACGGGATATCGATAGAAGAAGTCGGTGAAATATGCTTGGCCGGCGCGTTTGGAAATTACTTGGATATCAAAAACGCGCAATTTATCGGGCTATTGCCCCAATGCAAAACGGTTGCCGTACATTCGATCGGCAATGGGGCCGGCACCGGGGTACAGTTGTTTTTACTGGACAAGGCGATTTCCCAAAAATGCCGGAAAATACAGAAAAATGCCGTACATCAGGAATTGAACTTGCATCCGGATTTCAATAGAATCTATTTAGAGGAAATGCAATTCATCCATACGGAACGCGCCGATGCAAAAGTCATATAA
- a CDS encoding hydantoinase/oxoprolinase family protein: MAIGIDTGGTYTDGVLIDIDKKEMLKTAKTPTTHEDLRICIDRLLTDLHPNKGGNIALLSLSTTLATNACVEKKFRRCGLILFGSTDKDLQAYGRSVGLDTAPDTFFAKGGLDMSGNLCEEPDWPEFERHMMQWQKGFDCFAIVSKWGMKNTILEMTAKKILFDLCDKPIVCGCELSSELNYLCRAVNAYLNAQLSPVFAEFMDSVKQSLARRGMYPQICIVRGDGTVMSEEYARQKPVQTLLSGPAASVLGAVALLPAMQNAVVIDIGGTTSDVSIVENGAVRICETGARIDAFQTSTKAIDISTALLGGDTEIVADLKNGIHWGEGRVWPLSMMVGRYPAVKEYFAALDVDHGAHPMEDLVFYCLHKEPGAAAGSALNETEQGTIQLLKDCPQSLGALRKRFGHASVDLGLGYLETNGYVRKSALTPTDIMHVRGDFISGDRATAEKAVRFYADRCGCDGESFCAMIYEMIAQKLYKLAVKKLITAEPSLFAIADSAEIDRLLDFSAGKSNRYLHLKFNSDFSLVGIGAPAGIFIPRVADYFDVSCLVPPNAQVGNAVGAILGEILAKCEVEIRGSSQPYEVSCVSGEKIEVCTTLTDAEAVASKAARKGVLKEFYKRGGVHPVVTVEKKNLEAIPFVSSLQSVFCATARCSILDMIS, encoded by the coding sequence ATGGCAATTGGAATAGATACCGGTGGAACCTACACGGATGGCGTACTGATCGATATTGATAAAAAGGAGATGCTTAAGACCGCCAAAACGCCAACCACACATGAAGATTTACGGATATGTATCGATCGCTTATTGACTGACCTGCATCCGAACAAGGGCGGAAATATTGCATTGCTTTCTCTTTCCACGACCTTGGCGACGAATGCTTGTGTCGAGAAAAAGTTTCGCCGCTGCGGACTCATCTTGTTTGGTTCGACGGACAAGGATTTGCAGGCATATGGCCGGTCCGTCGGTTTGGATACCGCTCCGGATACATTTTTTGCCAAGGGTGGTCTTGATATGAGCGGAAACCTCTGCGAAGAGCCCGATTGGCCTGAATTTGAACGGCATATGATGCAATGGCAAAAAGGATTTGATTGCTTTGCCATTGTTTCCAAATGGGGAATGAAGAATACTATTTTGGAAATGACCGCCAAAAAAATACTCTTCGATCTTTGCGATAAACCCATTGTTTGCGGTTGCGAGCTCTCTTCGGAACTGAATTATCTTTGTCGCGCCGTCAATGCTTATTTAAATGCGCAACTCTCTCCTGTTTTTGCAGAATTCATGGATAGTGTAAAGCAGAGCCTGGCGCGCAGGGGGATGTATCCCCAGATCTGTATCGTGCGGGGGGACGGCACGGTCATGAGCGAGGAATATGCCAGGCAAAAGCCGGTGCAAACCTTGCTTTCAGGGCCGGCGGCCAGTGTTTTGGGAGCAGTTGCGCTCTTACCTGCGATGCAAAACGCCGTGGTCATTGATATCGGCGGAACCACCAGTGATGTGTCGATCGTGGAAAATGGTGCCGTGCGCATTTGTGAAACGGGCGCCCGGATTGATGCGTTTCAGACTTCCACGAAAGCCATCGATATTAGTACCGCCTTGCTCGGTGGTGATACGGAAATCGTGGCAGACCTTAAAAATGGCATTCATTGGGGCGAAGGCCGGGTTTGGCCGCTTTCCATGATGGTCGGGCGGTATCCTGCCGTCAAAGAATATTTTGCGGCATTGGATGTCGATCATGGGGCCCATCCTATGGAAGATCTGGTTTTTTATTGTTTGCATAAGGAACCGGGGGCAGCGGCTGGTTCGGCCTTAAACGAAACAGAGCAAGGCACGATTCAACTGTTGAAGGATTGCCCCCAGAGCCTGGGCGCATTAAGAAAACGATTTGGGCATGCGTCTGTGGATCTTGGCCTTGGCTATCTGGAAACCAACGGTTATGTCCGAAAGAGCGCTTTAACACCTACGGACATCATGCATGTGCGTGGAGATTTTATCTCCGGAGATAGGGCAACAGCGGAGAAAGCCGTGCGGTTTTATGCGGACAGATGTGGCTGCGATGGGGAATCGTTTTGCGCGATGATCTATGAAATGATCGCTCAGAAACTGTATAAGCTGGCTGTCAAAAAACTGATAACCGCCGAACCCTCGCTTTTTGCTATTGCTGATTCCGCGGAGATTGACCGCTTATTGGATTTTTCCGCAGGTAAAAGCAACCGATATCTTCATCTAAAATTCAATTCCGATTTTTCCCTTGTCGGTATTGGCGCACCCGCCGGGATCTTTATTCCGAGAGTGGCGGATTACTTCGATGTTTCCTGCCTTGTACCGCCGAATGCGCAAGTTGGCAATGCCGTCGGTGCAATACTTGGGGAAATTTTGGCCAAATGTGAGGTGGAAATCCGAGGTTCTTCTCAACCTTATGAGGTTTCCTGTGTCTCAGGTGAAAAAATTGAGGTCTGCACAACGCTAACGGATGCCGAAGCAGTTGCGTCAAAAGCAGCCAGGAAGGGCGTGCTGAAAGAGTTTTATAAGCGGGGCGGTGTTCATCCGGTGGTAACCGTGGAAAAGAAAAATTTAGAAGCGATTCCGTTTGTTTCCAGCCTGCAAAGTGTTTTCTGCGCGACGGCAAGGTGCAGTATTTTAGATATGATTTCCTGA